The following are encoded in a window of Neomicrococcus lactis genomic DNA:
- a CDS encoding Rv3654c family TadE-like protein, which translates to MTHTKRCCDSDSAARRIWSRLKSGQDGAGTGMVFGLVASGILLLTMVLAVVTASSAQSKAATAADMAALAAADVARGLKSGEPCNTAQLLAAEHGAELSSCQIDSTHAGTVSVTTRVPTVFVLEWLQAFDLAGVGKARAGPPPLNQN; encoded by the coding sequence ATGACGCACACCAAGAGATGCTGTGACAGCGACTCAGCAGCGCGGCGTATCTGGAGTCGACTGAAATCTGGCCAAGACGGCGCCGGAACGGGAATGGTCTTCGGGCTGGTGGCCTCAGGAATCCTCTTGCTGACCATGGTTCTGGCCGTCGTGACCGCGAGCAGCGCCCAATCCAAAGCGGCAACCGCAGCGGACATGGCGGCGCTCGCAGCCGCCGACGTGGCGCGCGGTCTGAAGTCCGGGGAACCCTGCAACACGGCTCAGCTTCTGGCCGCGGAGCACGGTGCTGAACTGTCGTCGTGCCAGATAGATTCGACCCACGCAGGCACGGTGTCCGTCACTACAAGAGTCCCAACAGTCTTTGTTCTCGAGTGGTTGCAGGCCTTCGACTTAGCAGGGGTCGGAAAAGCGCGAGCAGGGCCGCCTCCACTGAATCAGAACTAG
- a CDS encoding DEAD/DEAH box helicase, giving the protein MTDFRTLIPLLGYGDAPEALKHVQTVESREAVTGPWPAWVDPALREAYERRGVERPWLHQIQAADLAWQGQHVILATGTASGKSLAYLMPSLSRVLESEATPFAGTVLYLAPTKALAADQLSSLNELKLPGLRAETYDGDTDPQERRWIREHANFLLTNPDMLHYGILGNHAQWARFFRDLQFVIIDEAHSYKGVFGSHIANLMRRLNRVCRRLGSAPVFIGASATSAEPEVSFGKLVGQQATAVTTDFSPHGEVTVALWEPPLTDFADENGAPRRRSVVAETSDLLANLVTSHVRTISFIKSRRGTEAIASLTQKHLEEVDPALGQRVAAYRSGYLPEERRELERRLRNGELLGIASTSALELGIDIAGLDAVLVSGWPGTRASFFQQIGRAGRAGQDALAVLVASDDPLDTYLVNHPEAIFDRSVEATVFDPSNPYVLGPHLCAAAEELPLKLEEVEDFGPTAAALLDRLVEQGYLRRRPSGWFWVHPQSAAGMVNIRADGGGPVNIVDTETGALLGTMDSPQTHFQAHNGAIYTHQGQTFVVDELNETDHCVFVTRANPNFYTQARDITKIDVIDVQRHEDWGPVTAQWGDVVVTTKVVSFQRKALISNEILGEEPLELPPRDLHTKAVWFTIPETSLAAAGISIDEVPGALHAAEHAMIGLLPLVASSDRWDIGGVSTALHIDTEAPTIFVYDGHPGGAGFVERGYERAFEWITATRDAVSACECESGCPSCVQSPKCGNKNNPLSKAGAIALLTALLKNFPQHPRRF; this is encoded by the coding sequence GTGACTGATTTCCGCACTCTCATTCCCTTGCTGGGATACGGCGATGCGCCGGAAGCGCTCAAGCATGTTCAAACCGTTGAGTCGCGCGAGGCCGTCACGGGTCCGTGGCCAGCCTGGGTAGATCCCGCACTTCGGGAAGCGTATGAGCGCCGCGGTGTGGAACGTCCCTGGCTGCACCAGATTCAGGCAGCCGATCTCGCATGGCAAGGTCAGCACGTCATTCTGGCTACTGGAACCGCGTCCGGTAAATCACTTGCCTACCTCATGCCGTCGTTGAGCCGAGTGCTAGAAAGCGAGGCGACTCCTTTTGCGGGCACAGTCCTCTATTTAGCGCCCACGAAAGCCTTGGCCGCTGATCAGCTCTCTTCGCTCAATGAACTGAAACTTCCTGGCCTGCGGGCTGAGACCTACGACGGCGACACCGATCCGCAAGAACGCCGCTGGATTCGTGAGCACGCGAATTTCCTGCTCACCAACCCGGACATGCTGCATTACGGCATCTTGGGTAACCATGCGCAGTGGGCCCGATTCTTCCGCGATCTGCAGTTCGTCATCATCGACGAAGCGCACTCCTATAAGGGCGTTTTCGGATCTCACATCGCCAACCTCATGCGTCGGCTCAACCGCGTCTGCCGTCGGTTGGGGTCTGCACCGGTGTTCATTGGCGCCTCGGCTACCTCTGCCGAGCCAGAAGTTTCTTTCGGGAAGCTCGTGGGTCAGCAGGCCACGGCCGTCACCACCGACTTCTCGCCACACGGTGAGGTCACCGTTGCCTTGTGGGAGCCGCCGCTCACCGACTTTGCCGACGAAAACGGTGCCCCACGGCGCCGCTCCGTGGTCGCCGAGACCTCGGACTTGCTGGCCAATCTCGTGACTTCGCACGTTCGCACCATCTCTTTCATCAAATCGCGCCGCGGCACCGAGGCCATCGCGTCTTTGACCCAGAAACACCTTGAAGAAGTGGATCCAGCGTTGGGTCAGCGCGTTGCAGCGTATCGGTCCGGGTACTTGCCCGAGGAGCGACGCGAACTCGAGCGGCGCCTGCGCAATGGCGAGCTCTTGGGCATCGCCTCAACATCTGCGCTCGAACTTGGTATTGATATCGCTGGTTTGGACGCGGTCTTGGTCTCTGGCTGGCCCGGAACGCGAGCGTCCTTCTTCCAGCAGATCGGCCGCGCTGGCCGCGCCGGTCAAGATGCTTTGGCCGTGTTGGTAGCAAGCGATGATCCGCTGGATACGTACTTGGTCAATCATCCGGAGGCGATTTTTGATCGTTCCGTGGAGGCGACCGTTTTCGATCCTTCCAATCCCTACGTTTTGGGTCCGCACTTGTGTGCCGCAGCCGAAGAGCTTCCGCTCAAGCTCGAGGAAGTGGAGGACTTTGGTCCCACGGCGGCGGCTTTGTTGGATCGATTGGTGGAGCAGGGTTACTTACGACGACGGCCGTCTGGCTGGTTCTGGGTGCATCCGCAATCGGCCGCCGGCATGGTGAACATCCGTGCCGATGGTGGCGGTCCGGTCAACATCGTTGATACCGAAACTGGCGCGTTGCTTGGCACCATGGACTCTCCGCAGACCCACTTCCAGGCTCACAACGGCGCTATCTACACGCATCAGGGTCAGACGTTCGTGGTGGACGAGCTCAACGAGACGGACCATTGCGTTTTCGTCACTCGGGCTAACCCCAACTTCTATACCCAAGCCCGGGACATCACGAAGATCGACGTCATTGACGTCCAGCGGCATGAGGATTGGGGACCCGTGACCGCTCAGTGGGGTGACGTGGTGGTGACGACGAAAGTGGTCTCCTTCCAGCGAAAAGCTCTCATCAGTAACGAGATCTTGGGTGAGGAACCGCTCGAGCTTCCGCCTCGCGATCTGCACACGAAGGCCGTCTGGTTCACGATCCCGGAGACAAGTCTGGCCGCTGCCGGAATTTCGATCGATGAAGTCCCCGGCGCGCTCCATGCTGCCGAGCACGCGATGATCGGCCTCTTGCCGCTAGTTGCCTCGAGCGACCGATGGGACATCGGCGGTGTCTCCACCGCGCTGCACATTGATACTGAAGCGCCCACGATCTTTGTCTATGACGGGCACCCGGGCGGCGCTGGGTTCGTGGAGCGTGGCTATGAGCGCGCCTTCGAGTGGATCACAGCCACCCGTGATGCGGTTTCCGCCTGTGAGTGTGAATCGGGATGCCCGTCTTGCGTGCAAAGTCCGAAGTGCGGAAACAAGAACAATCCACTCAGCAAGGCCGGAGCCATTGCACTGCTCACCGCTCTGCTCAAGAACTTCCCGCAGCACCCTCGTCGCTTCTAG
- a CDS encoding NUDIX hydrolase — protein sequence MSAREELMQVVDNHRAAVERNERIPMPSDWTFGRVDDETARHAAVLILFGHLDNVPAVSHDSTVSDELDVLLLERARTLRKHPGQIAFPGGGVDDTDRDVTHTALREAVEETGLDPAGVDVLGRLQLTELPVTNFLVTPVIGWWTKPSPVEAVDVNESRTVFRAPVADLLNPENRRSVRVERDGHTHFSPGFVVGDRVVWGFTAIVLDRLFNEAGWTIPWEPAEEITPPFSNRH from the coding sequence ATGAGCGCACGCGAAGAGCTAATGCAGGTCGTCGACAATCATCGGGCCGCCGTGGAGCGGAACGAGCGGATTCCTATGCCAAGCGACTGGACGTTCGGCCGGGTTGACGACGAGACAGCTCGGCACGCGGCAGTGCTCATTCTCTTTGGCCACTTGGACAACGTTCCTGCGGTCTCTCACGACTCGACCGTCTCCGACGAGCTCGATGTGCTCTTGCTCGAGCGCGCTCGCACTCTGCGCAAGCACCCCGGCCAGATCGCGTTTCCGGGCGGCGGCGTGGATGACACGGACCGCGATGTCACGCACACCGCTCTGCGCGAGGCCGTTGAAGAGACGGGTCTGGATCCGGCTGGCGTGGACGTCTTGGGGCGTCTGCAACTCACCGAACTTCCCGTCACCAACTTCCTCGTTACTCCCGTGATCGGCTGGTGGACGAAGCCGTCACCCGTGGAGGCCGTGGACGTGAATGAGTCCCGGACCGTTTTCCGAGCTCCCGTGGCGGACCTCTTGAACCCGGAGAATCGGCGCAGCGTTCGTGTGGAACGCGACGGCCACACGCACTTCAGCCCAGGCTTTGTGGTGGGCGATCGAGTGGTGTGGGGCTTTACGGCGATTGTGCTGGACCGCTTGTTCAACGAAGCAGGCTGGACTATTCCATGGGAGCCGGCGGAAGAGATCACCCCGCCGTTTTCGAACCGACACTAG
- a CDS encoding TadE family protein, translating to MVPRDDQQRTGRTCKMSLGRRTFVKEQGKHQGELGSSTAEVAVLLPSIALLLSVLLWVGMIGSTQIAVQQAAREVAREIARGQEHETALDTAQRIAGDGATVQTSDTGRLTEVQVRRKVSMGGIEWLTIDVSAGASVLREQP from the coding sequence ATGGTTCCACGCGACGACCAGCAACGAACGGGGAGAACGTGCAAGATGAGCCTGGGTCGTCGCACATTCGTCAAGGAACAGGGGAAGCATCAAGGCGAACTCGGGAGCAGCACGGCCGAAGTGGCTGTCTTGCTCCCGAGCATCGCCCTCTTGCTGAGTGTCTTGTTGTGGGTGGGCATGATCGGGTCTACCCAAATCGCAGTCCAGCAAGCAGCACGCGAAGTGGCCAGGGAGATCGCCCGGGGCCAAGAACATGAAACTGCTCTGGACACAGCCCAACGGATTGCTGGTGATGGTGCGACGGTGCAGACCAGCGACACAGGCCGGCTCACCGAGGTCCAAGTGAGAAGGAAGGTCTCGATGGGCGGAATCGAATGGTTGACTATCGACGTTTCGGCCGGAGCCAGCGTCCTGAGAGAACAGCCATGA
- a CDS encoding bifunctional 3'-5' exonuclease/DNA polymerase, with product MTSYVVVATHSVQQPELESQAASAVIQFLDSDLKEIGHPMVIFGARALASAARDITEQHPTARWVWSDTSRWYRGMLEADARDSHKHPLAIQRAHDLRLTRNLLRFAQTALRTPYIEEISKDWHEENHGELTQFLTDAEDTHQDSLFEPHKEKNASVEYQIAELRLQMAAIPHTPAGSRLRLLIAAESAGAIAATEMGFFGLPWNEEAHKHILEETLGPETTPGHRPAKLQALAEEIGRLLYTPGLNPDSPQDLVRALQRNGIPVNSSSKWELKGKNHPVIEPLLTYKKMYRLYTANGWHWLSTWVRDGRFHPEYVVGGVITGRWASRGGGALQIPRGIREAVRPREGWKLVVADASQLEPRILAAMSRDEGLSQASRGQDLYESVASQGFGGDRAHAKVAMLGAMYGATTGESARLMPTLRKLYPTAIAALEKAARAGETGGVVSTHLGRTTPRPGPRWLASQQTSSHEEQSRAGTIARTRGRYTRNFLVQGSAAEWALMWIAELRRQLAFNFLEDDDAAARPELVFFLHDEVMVHTPEEYAERAQACIEDAAAQATKWMFGNTTVEFPLTVAIVDKYSDAK from the coding sequence ATGACAAGCTACGTAGTGGTGGCGACTCATTCGGTGCAGCAGCCGGAACTCGAATCACAAGCAGCCTCTGCGGTCATTCAGTTCCTGGACTCGGACCTGAAAGAGATTGGCCACCCCATGGTCATCTTTGGCGCCCGGGCTCTAGCCTCCGCCGCCCGAGACATCACCGAACAGCACCCCACCGCCCGCTGGGTATGGTCGGACACGTCCCGCTGGTACCGCGGGATGCTTGAAGCGGACGCACGAGACTCACACAAACACCCACTCGCCATCCAGCGTGCCCACGATCTGCGCCTCACCCGCAACCTCTTGAGATTCGCACAGACTGCCCTGCGCACTCCCTACATTGAAGAGATCAGTAAGGACTGGCACGAGGAAAACCACGGCGAGCTCACTCAATTCCTCACCGATGCTGAGGACACCCACCAAGATTCGCTCTTCGAACCTCATAAAGAGAAGAACGCCTCCGTCGAGTACCAGATCGCAGAACTTCGACTCCAGATGGCGGCCATCCCGCATACTCCCGCAGGGTCCCGCTTGAGGCTCCTGATCGCCGCCGAGTCGGCAGGCGCCATCGCGGCCACGGAGATGGGATTCTTCGGCCTCCCTTGGAACGAAGAGGCGCACAAGCACATCCTCGAAGAGACTCTCGGCCCCGAAACCACGCCCGGACACCGCCCCGCCAAACTTCAAGCGCTCGCGGAAGAGATCGGCCGGCTACTCTACACACCGGGGCTGAATCCGGATTCCCCGCAGGACCTCGTGCGCGCGCTCCAGCGCAACGGCATTCCTGTGAATTCCTCGAGCAAATGGGAGCTCAAAGGCAAGAACCACCCGGTCATCGAGCCACTCCTGACCTACAAGAAGATGTACCGGCTCTATACGGCAAACGGCTGGCACTGGCTCAGCACGTGGGTGCGCGACGGTCGCTTCCACCCTGAATACGTTGTGGGCGGCGTCATCACCGGTCGTTGGGCGTCCCGCGGCGGCGGCGCGCTCCAGATTCCGCGCGGTATTCGCGAGGCCGTTCGCCCCCGTGAGGGCTGGAAATTGGTAGTTGCTGATGCGTCTCAGCTGGAGCCCCGCATTCTTGCCGCGATGTCCCGCGACGAGGGTCTGAGCCAGGCATCTCGCGGTCAGGACCTCTACGAGTCCGTGGCTTCGCAGGGCTTCGGCGGCGATCGCGCGCACGCCAAAGTCGCAATGCTCGGTGCCATGTATGGAGCCACCACGGGCGAATCGGCACGTCTCATGCCTACGCTCAGAAAGCTCTACCCCACCGCCATCGCGGCTTTGGAAAAGGCAGCGCGCGCAGGCGAGACCGGCGGCGTCGTCTCCACACATTTGGGCCGCACCACGCCCCGACCTGGCCCGCGCTGGCTCGCTTCCCAGCAGACGTCCTCGCACGAAGAGCAGTCCCGCGCCGGCACCATCGCCCGCACGCGCGGCCGCTACACCCGCAATTTCTTGGTGCAAGGCAGCGCGGCAGAGTGGGCGCTGATGTGGATCGCGGAGTTGCGCAGGCAGTTAGCTTTCAATTTTTTGGAGGACGACGACGCCGCAGCTCGCCCCGAGCTGGTCTTCTTCCTGCATGACGAAGTCATGGTTCACACGCCCGAAGAGTACGCCGAGCGCGCTCAAGCCTGCATCGAAGACGCGGCCGCCCAAGCGACGAAATGGATGTTTGGCAATACGACGGTGGAGTTCCCGCTGACCGTAGCCATCGTAGACAAGTACTCCGACGCCAAATAG
- a CDS encoding TadA family conjugal transfer-associated ATPase codes for MSEERIEWQPLPPGSPASDEVLLAHVREQAALVERPLTTADLADAVRAVGRAINGEAAARTVLMLREHLTGLGPLQKFVEKESVTDVLVDGQGRIWTDGADGLTDHGVGFAQPLDVRQLAVRLASRVGRRLDDAQPFVDAMVAGYRLHAVIPPVATEGTLISIRRATQETMTLAELCRDEDELWSQALTAIVDGKLNFLISGGTGTGKTTLLSALLTTASHTERLVIVEDTQELRPKHPHVVSLQCRTANVEGSGRVTLTDLVRNALRMRPDRLVVGECRGEEVADFLSAMNTGHEGAGGTVHANNVESVPARLYALGALAGLDPVALGFQASSAIDVIIHMKRRAGHRFPQEIARLVMTDNGLSVESIFSRDSDGTFIPGPGAAWFQSALTERGVEFSCSG; via the coding sequence ATGAGTGAGGAGCGAATCGAGTGGCAGCCTCTTCCGCCGGGGAGTCCGGCTAGCGACGAGGTGTTGCTGGCCCACGTTCGTGAGCAGGCGGCTCTCGTGGAGCGTCCGTTGACCACCGCTGACTTGGCCGATGCCGTGAGGGCCGTGGGGCGAGCAATCAATGGTGAGGCCGCAGCACGGACCGTCCTGATGTTGCGCGAGCACCTCACTGGCTTGGGTCCACTTCAGAAGTTTGTTGAGAAGGAGAGCGTGACAGATGTATTGGTGGACGGCCAGGGTCGAATCTGGACTGATGGTGCTGACGGGCTTACTGACCATGGAGTGGGCTTTGCGCAGCCTCTTGATGTACGTCAATTGGCAGTACGTCTAGCCTCTCGCGTAGGACGACGCCTCGACGACGCTCAACCTTTCGTCGACGCAATGGTTGCCGGATACCGTCTACACGCGGTGATACCACCGGTCGCCACCGAAGGAACCTTGATCTCCATTCGCCGCGCCACTCAAGAAACGATGACCCTGGCCGAGCTGTGCCGAGACGAAGACGAGCTGTGGTCTCAAGCGCTCACAGCCATCGTGGACGGCAAGCTCAATTTCCTCATCAGCGGCGGAACCGGCACCGGTAAGACCACGCTGCTCTCGGCACTTTTGACCACGGCTTCGCATACCGAGCGGCTGGTGATCGTGGAAGACACCCAGGAACTGCGGCCGAAGCATCCTCACGTGGTGTCACTGCAGTGCCGAACTGCGAACGTGGAGGGGAGCGGCCGCGTGACCCTAACGGACCTGGTGCGAAACGCCCTGCGCATGCGGCCCGACCGCCTGGTGGTGGGGGAATGTCGCGGTGAGGAAGTCGCTGACTTCTTGTCCGCGATGAACACAGGGCACGAAGGCGCAGGTGGAACCGTCCACGCCAACAATGTGGAATCCGTTCCGGCCCGGCTCTATGCGCTCGGGGCGCTCGCGGGTCTTGACCCTGTGGCGCTCGGCTTCCAAGCCTCCAGCGCCATCGACGTCATCATCCACATGAAACGCCGCGCAGGTCATCGGTTCCCTCAAGAAATTGCTCGGCTAGTGATGACCGATAACGGCCTCAGCGTCGAAAGCATCTTCAGCCGAGACTCTGACGGCACGTTCATTCCCGGCCCGGGCGCCGCTTGGTTCCAGAGTGCGCTCACTGAACGCGGAGTGGAGTTCTCATGCTCTGGTTGA
- a CDS encoding DUF4244 domain-containing protein, producing the protein MSQLTQPTDEGQLPTNHIVPTNAVSLRKVPEPVAAGGLDFGAEEGIATAEFSIVTLAAVGFAGLLVTILASGEVRELLLGMVRNALGG; encoded by the coding sequence ATGTCACAACTCACCCAGCCAACTGATGAAGGTCAGCTGCCTACCAACCACATCGTCCCGACGAACGCCGTATCCCTTCGAAAGGTGCCGGAACCTGTCGCAGCGGGCGGTCTGGACTTTGGCGCAGAAGAGGGAATCGCGACTGCTGAATTCAGCATCGTAACGCTCGCCGCGGTCGGCTTTGCCGGACTGCTCGTCACCATTCTCGCCAGCGGCGAAGTGCGCGAACTCTTGCTGGGAATGGTGCGCAACGCCCTGGGCGGTTAG
- a CDS encoding type II secretion system F family protein: MLWLIAALVAVSVFVWLQPAPSPSSHEKPELRRRQLADSRSPSFPALSRFKTVRLPFAPSSTDTWVVQEELAQGVRKIAALLRAGVPPVRAWELLAHHETLRARQEPHHEDSSTDGASATFADVAHRVSAAMRLGLEPDRPLKRASQQPQDLWARLSWCVSLSKETGTPLSTLFERVAADESARADRGRALESVLAGPKMTQKLLGWLPAGGVLMAQLLGAQPLSLLFGSVVGQALLVGGCTLWWINLWWSKKLLEKVTTCSSN, from the coding sequence ATGCTCTGGTTGATCGCAGCCCTTGTCGCCGTGAGCGTTTTCGTGTGGCTGCAACCTGCTCCTAGCCCCTCTTCGCACGAAAAGCCTGAATTACGACGACGCCAGCTTGCGGACTCGAGATCACCTTCGTTTCCAGCGCTTTCACGATTCAAAACAGTGCGGTTGCCGTTCGCGCCATCCAGCACCGATACTTGGGTGGTTCAAGAAGAACTCGCTCAGGGCGTCCGAAAGATCGCCGCGCTACTGCGGGCCGGTGTGCCACCTGTCCGTGCGTGGGAACTCTTGGCCCATCACGAGACTCTCCGTGCGAGACAAGAACCTCATCACGAGGACTCCTCGACTGATGGCGCCTCCGCAACGTTTGCCGACGTGGCTCATCGCGTCAGCGCGGCGATGCGTTTGGGGCTAGAACCAGACCGGCCCTTGAAGCGCGCGTCCCAACAGCCACAGGATCTGTGGGCCAGGCTGAGCTGGTGCGTCAGTCTGAGTAAAGAGACGGGTACACCCCTGTCCACACTGTTTGAACGCGTCGCCGCTGATGAGTCCGCGCGAGCCGACCGAGGACGAGCCCTGGAAAGCGTTCTTGCCGGACCCAAGATGACTCAGAAGCTGCTGGGGTGGTTGCCGGCCGGGGGAGTGCTCATGGCGCAGCTTCTTGGAGCGCAACCGTTGTCGTTGCTCTTCGGAAGCGTTGTAGGTCAAGCGCTTCTCGTGGGCGGGTGCACCCTTTGGTGGATCAACCTGTGGTGGAGCAAGAAATTGCTGGAAAAGGTCACTACGTGTTCGAGCAACTAA
- a CDS encoding type II secretion system F family protein, protein MFEQLTALLIGLLVAAAVWWWNGAPNASRFSPKSGDPRERESGREESHGPTIDEIPLILDLTAAMLGAGLSLTESLRALAVSVRSCQDLSRVSRSLELGMSWDDAWATAPDDFAPLESALAFSRLAGASSSSLLVDSAQAFRRQAHRHFEKKAAELGVKIIVPLGLCALPAFLLLGVGPLVLSLLPQ, encoded by the coding sequence GTGTTCGAGCAACTAACGGCGCTACTCATTGGCCTGCTCGTGGCAGCCGCCGTCTGGTGGTGGAACGGAGCCCCGAATGCTTCGAGGTTCTCACCGAAGAGTGGGGATCCGCGTGAGCGTGAGAGTGGGCGCGAAGAGAGCCATGGACCCACGATCGATGAGATTCCCCTGATTCTGGACCTCACGGCAGCCATGCTCGGCGCGGGACTTTCCCTCACGGAGTCGCTCCGAGCGCTCGCAGTTAGCGTGAGGTCCTGTCAGGATCTTTCCCGCGTCAGCCGTTCACTCGAACTGGGAATGAGCTGGGACGACGCGTGGGCGACTGCGCCCGACGACTTTGCCCCACTCGAATCTGCGCTCGCCTTTTCACGCCTCGCGGGTGCATCCAGTTCCAGCCTTCTCGTCGACTCTGCGCAAGCATTCCGTCGGCAAGCTCATCGCCACTTTGAAAAGAAGGCCGCGGAGCTCGGCGTCAAAATCATTGTTCCGTTGGGGCTCTGCGCTCTTCCGGCGTTCCTCCTACTGGGAGTCGGTCCTTTGGTGCTGTCCCTTTTGCCGCAGTGA